Proteins co-encoded in one Pseudomonas fluorescens genomic window:
- the sppA gene encoding signal peptide peptidase SppA — protein sequence MTDEWKAPAKATADDGDAKSWKLLEKTLLASVQEQRRSRRWGIFFKLLTFVYLFVALILFTPLMDMEKSATRSGNYTALIDVTGMIADKEPASADNIVGSLRAAFEDKKVKGVILRINSPGGSPVQSGYVYDEIKRLRGLHPDIKLYAVISDLGASGAYYIASAADQIYADKASLVGSIGVTAAGYGFVGTMEKLGVERRTYTSGEHKAFLDPFQPQKPEETAFWQSVLDTTHKQFINSVKQGRGDRLKDKDHPELFSGLVWSGEQALPLGLIDGLGNASSVARDVIGEKELVDFTVQESPFDRFSKKLGASVAEKLAMWMGFNGPSLR from the coding sequence ATGACCGACGAATGGAAAGCACCGGCCAAGGCAACCGCCGACGACGGTGACGCGAAAAGCTGGAAGCTGCTGGAAAAGACTCTGCTGGCCAGCGTGCAGGAGCAGCGTCGTTCGCGCCGCTGGGGTATCTTCTTCAAGCTGTTGACCTTTGTTTATCTGTTCGTTGCGCTGATCCTGTTTACGCCGTTGATGGATATGGAGAAAAGCGCCACGCGCAGTGGCAATTACACCGCGTTGATCGACGTCACCGGCATGATCGCCGATAAAGAACCTGCCAGTGCCGACAATATCGTCGGCAGTCTGCGCGCGGCGTTCGAGGACAAGAAGGTCAAGGGCGTAATCCTGCGCATCAACAGTCCGGGCGGCAGCCCAGTGCAGTCGGGTTATGTTTATGACGAGATCAAGCGCCTGCGCGGCCTGCATCCTGATATCAAGCTGTATGCGGTGATTTCTGATCTGGGCGCCTCCGGTGCTTATTACATTGCCAGCGCGGCGGATCAAATTTATGCCGACAAGGCCAGTCTGGTGGGCTCAATTGGCGTGACGGCAGCCGGCTACGGGTTTGTCGGTACGATGGAGAAGCTTGGCGTCGAGCGTCGCACTTACACCTCTGGCGAGCACAAGGCGTTCCTGGATCCGTTCCAGCCGCAAAAGCCGGAAGAGACAGCGTTCTGGCAGAGCGTGCTGGATACCACGCACAAGCAGTTCATCAACAGCGTCAAGCAGGGGCGTGGTGATCGCCTGAAGGACAAGGATCATCCGGAGCTGTTCTCCGGTCTGGTCTGGTCGGGTGAGCAGGCGCTGCCGCTGGGTTTGATCGACGGCCTGGGTAATGCCAGTTCGGTGGCGCGTGATGTGATTGGCGAAAAAGAGCTGGTGGATTTCACCGTTCAGGAATCGCCGTTCGATCGCTTCTCGAAGAAGCTCGGAGCCAGCGTTGCCGAGAAACTGGCAATGTGGATGGGTTTTAACGGCCCGTCTTTACGCTGA
- the rne gene encoding ribonuclease E, protein MKRMLINATQPEELRVALVDGQRLYDLDIESGAREQKKANIYKGRITRIEPSLEAAFVDFGSERHGFLPLKEISREYFKKAPEGRVNIKDVLSEGQEVIVQVEKEERGNKGAALTTFISLAGRYLVLMPNNPRAGGISRRIEGEERNELREALNGLVAPADMGLIVRTAGLGRSSEEMQWDLDYLLQLWTAIKEASLDRSAPFLIYQESNVIIRAIRDYLRQDIGEVLIDSVEAQDEALTFIRQVMPQYASKIKLYEDSVPLFNRFQIESQIETAFQRVVELPSGGSIVIDPTEALVSIDINSARATKGSDIEETALQTNLEAAEEIARQLRLRDIGGLIVIDFIDMTPAKNQRAVEEKVRECLEADRARVQIGRISRFGLLEMSRQRLRPSLGESSGIVCPRCSGTGIIRDVESLSLAILRLIEEEALKDRTAEVRAQVPIPVAAFLLNEKRNSITKIELRTRARIVILPNDHLETPHFEVQRLRDDSPEAATNQSSYEIAAAAADVEDVQPAAATRTLVRQEAAVKTAPARANAPVPTEVAAPAPAPAPVAAPEPSLFKGLVKSLVSLFATKEEPVAPVVVEKPAAERPARNEERRNGRQQSRNRNGRRDEERKPREERAPREERAPREPREERQPREPREVREPRESRDEAPVAREERAPRAPREERAPRAPREDRKPRGEREERVRELREPLDAAPAVAAAATAEERPARQPREERAPRPPREERQPRAEQAAAAVAEEEITTSEEQLPEDGSENAEGDRPRRRSRGQRRRSNRRERQRDANGNVIEGSEESTENAEAAEPSTADLAAGLAVTAAVASTVISAPAEAQAHEQAERATAATLETAPVEAPVVEATTPVEVAAAPEVEVAPVREAQPQAEAAAEPAVTFEAPAVVEESVVETVAETVTETVREVREEQTAFNWVAEPAVAETPAPVVEAPAVEEAKAAEPVVVTEPAPVVEAPVAAEAPAPVAAPAPVSALTPSGRAPNDPREVRRRKREEERLQKEAELAAAATAAAPAAEVVEAAPAPVAEEVAVEAVIAEAPRSVQDAVEHHEQAQEKEHEPKPLV, encoded by the coding sequence ATGAAAAGAATGCTGATTAACGCAACTCAACCCGAAGAGTTGCGTGTTGCACTGGTAGATGGCCAGCGCCTCTACGACCTGGACATCGAATCCGGTGCACGCGAGCAGAAAAAGGCCAACATCTATAAAGGCCGTATCACTCGCATCGAACCAAGCCTTGAGGCTGCCTTTGTCGATTTCGGCTCCGAGCGCCACGGCTTCCTGCCCCTCAAAGAAATCTCCCGCGAATACTTCAAGAAAGCCCCCGAAGGCCGCGTCAACATCAAGGACGTCCTGAGCGAAGGCCAGGAAGTCATCGTTCAGGTCGAAAAAGAAGAACGTGGCAACAAGGGCGCAGCCCTGACCACCTTCATCAGCCTGGCCGGTCGTTATCTGGTCCTGATGCCGAACAACCCGCGTGCCGGCGGCATCTCCCGTCGCATCGAAGGCGAAGAACGCAACGAACTGCGTGAAGCGCTGAACGGCCTGGTCGCTCCAGCCGACATGGGCCTGATCGTGCGCACTGCCGGCCTTGGCCGCAGCAGCGAAGAAATGCAGTGGGACCTCGACTACCTGCTGCAACTCTGGACCGCGATCAAGGAAGCCTCGCTGGATCGTTCCGCGCCGTTCCTGATCTACCAGGAAAGCAACGTCATCATCCGCGCCATCCGCGATTACCTGCGCCAGGACATCGGCGAAGTGCTGATCGACAGCGTTGAAGCCCAGGACGAAGCCCTGACCTTCATCCGCCAGGTGATGCCGCAGTACGCCAGCAAGATCAAGCTGTACGAAGACAGCGTTCCGCTGTTCAACCGTTTCCAGATCGAAAGCCAGATCGAGACCGCTTTCCAGCGCGTCGTCGAACTGCCGTCCGGCGGCTCCATCGTCATCGATCCGACCGAAGCCCTGGTGTCCATCGACATCAACTCGGCGCGCGCCACCAAAGGCAGCGACATCGAAGAAACCGCCCTGCAGACCAACCTTGAAGCGGCTGAAGAAATCGCCCGTCAGTTGCGCCTGCGCGACATCGGCGGCCTGATCGTCATCGACTTCATCGACATGACCCCTGCCAAGAACCAGCGCGCCGTGGAAGAGAAAGTCCGCGAATGCCTGGAAGCCGACCGCGCCCGCGTGCAGATCGGCCGCATCTCGCGCTTCGGCCTGCTGGAAATGTCCCGTCAGCGCCTGCGTCCTTCGCTTGGCGAAAGCAGCGGCATCGTCTGCCCGCGCTGCAGCGGTACCGGCATCATCCGTGACGTCGAATCGCTGTCCCTGGCGATCCTGCGCCTGATCGAAGAAGAAGCCCTGAAAGACCGCACCGCCGAAGTTCGCGCTCAAGTGCCGATCCCGGTGGCCGCGTTCCTGCTCAACGAAAAACGCAACTCGATCACCAAGATCGAACTGCGCACCCGCGCCCGCATCGTCATCCTGCCGAACGATCACCTCGAAACCCCGCATTTCGAAGTTCAGCGTCTGCGTGACGACAGCCCGGAAGCCGCGACCAACCAGTCCAGCTACGAAATCGCTGCCGCTGCCGCCGATGTCGAAGACGTCCAGCCAGCCGCCGCGACCCGCACCCTGGTTCGCCAGGAAGCCGCCGTCAAGACCGCTCCGGCCCGCGCCAACGCTCCGGTTCCGACCGAAGTCGCAGCGCCGGCCCCGGCACCTGCTCCGGTTGCCGCGCCAGAGCCAAGCCTGTTCAAAGGCCTGGTGAAGTCGCTGGTCAGCCTGTTCGCCACTAAAGAAGAGCCTGTTGCTCCGGTTGTGGTTGAAAAACCTGCCGCCGAGCGTCCGGCCCGCAACGAAGAGCGTCGCAACGGTCGTCAGCAGAGCCGCAACCGTAACGGTCGCCGCGATGAAGAACGCAAGCCTCGCGAAGAACGTGCACCGCGTGAAGAACGCGCACCACGTGAGCCGCGTGAAGAGCGTCAACCGCGAGAGCCACGTGAAGTCCGCGAGCCACGCGAATCCCGTGACGAAGCACCGGTAGCCCGTGAAGAACGCGCACCACGCGCCCCTCGTGAAGAACGTGCACCGCGTGCTCCGCGTGAAGATCGCAAGCCGCGTGGCGAGCGTGAAGAGCGCGTACGTGAACTGCGCGAACCTCTGGATGCCGCTCCGGCCGTTGCTGCCGCCGCCACCGCTGAAGAGCGTCCGGCCCGTCAGCCGCGTGAAGAACGTGCGCCACGTCCTCCGCGTGAAGAGCGTCAACCGCGTGCCGAACAGGCCGCTGCTGCCGTAGCCGAAGAAGAAATCACCACCAGTGAAGAGCAACTGCCGGAAGATGGTTCGGAGAACGCCGAAGGCGATCGTCCACGCCGCCGCTCCCGTGGTCAGCGTCGTCGCAGCAACCGTCGCGAGCGTCAGCGTGACGCCAATGGCAACGTGATCGAAGGTTCGGAAGAATCCACCGAAAACGCTGAAGCCGCCGAGCCAAGCACTGCCGATCTGGCTGCCGGCCTGGCTGTTACTGCCGCTGTTGCCAGCACCGTGATCAGCGCTCCGGCCGAAGCTCAGGCCCACGAGCAAGCTGAACGCGCCACCGCTGCAACCCTGGAAACTGCTCCAGTAGAAGCGCCGGTTGTTGAAGCAACCACTCCGGTCGAAGTAGCTGCTGCTCCGGAAGTCGAAGTGGCGCCGGTTCGCGAAGCTCAGCCTCAGGCTGAAGCGGCTGCCGAACCCGCGGTGACCTTCGAAGCACCAGCCGTAGTTGAAGAGTCGGTTGTCGAAACCGTCGCTGAAACCGTGACCGAAACCGTGCGTGAAGTTCGCGAAGAGCAGACCGCTTTCAACTGGGTGGCCGAGCCGGCTGTCGCTGAAACACCAGCGCCAGTGGTTGAAGCGCCTGCCGTGGAAGAAGCCAAGGCCGCCGAGCCAGTGGTTGTTACAGAACCAGCGCCGGTCGTAGAAGCGCCAGTCGCAGCCGAAGCGCCAGCGCCAGTTGCTGCGCCTGCTCCGGTCAGCGCCCTGACCCCAAGCGGCCGTGCGCCGAACGACCCGCGTGAAGTGCGTCGTCGCAAGCGTGAAGAAGAGCGTCTGCAGAAGGAAGCCGAACTGGCTGCCGCTGCCACCGCTGCTGCTCCAGCTGCCGAAGTGGTCGAGGCAGCCCCTGCCCCGGTCGCTGAAGAAGTTGCCGTTGAAGCCGTGATTGCCGAAGCGCCACGTTCCGTTCAGGACGCGGTCGAGCACCACGAACAGGCCCAGGAAAAAGAACACGAGCCTAAACCTCTCGTCTGA
- the rluC gene encoding 23S rRNA pseudouridine(955/2504/2580) synthase RluC, whose protein sequence is MTTTAPSTPGVQLLEVSPEYAGQRIDNFLLARLKGVPKTLIYRILRKGEVRVNKGRIKPEYKLQAGDIVRVPPVRVPERDEPVPLAQGLLQRLEASIVYEDKALIVINKPAGIAVHGGSGLNYGVIEAFRQLRPDAKELELVHRLDRDTSGLLMIAKKRSMLRHLHAALRGDGVDKRYMALVRGNWATSIKQVRASLGKSNLRSGERMVEVDEEEGKESVTVFKVLRRFGDFATLIEAKPITGRTHQIRVHTLHAGHCIAGDTKYGDDSFSKEIRDLGGKRLFLHAYMLTVPLPDGGELKLQAPVDEMWAKTVERLSAPI, encoded by the coding sequence ATGACGACTACTGCCCCTTCGACTCCAGGCGTTCAATTGCTTGAGGTCTCGCCGGAATATGCCGGCCAACGAATCGACAATTTTCTCCTCGCCCGGCTAAAAGGCGTGCCCAAGACCTTGATTTACCGCATTTTGCGCAAAGGCGAAGTGCGCGTGAACAAAGGTCGGATCAAGCCCGAATACAAGCTGCAGGCCGGCGACATCGTGCGCGTGCCGCCCGTTCGCGTGCCTGAGCGCGACGAGCCAGTGCCTTTGGCCCAGGGTCTGTTGCAGCGCCTGGAAGCCTCGATTGTCTACGAAGACAAGGCCCTGATCGTGATCAACAAGCCCGCCGGCATTGCGGTTCACGGTGGCAGTGGCTTGAATTACGGCGTTATCGAAGCCTTTCGTCAGTTGCGTCCCGATGCCAAGGAGCTCGAGCTGGTTCACCGTCTCGACCGTGATACCTCCGGCCTGCTGATGATCGCCAAGAAACGCAGCATGTTGCGTCACTTGCATGCCGCGTTGCGCGGTGATGGCGTCGATAAGCGCTACATGGCACTGGTTCGCGGCAACTGGGCGACCTCGATCAAGCAAGTCCGTGCATCGCTCGGCAAGAGCAATCTGCGCTCCGGTGAGCGCATGGTCGAGGTTGACGAGGAGGAGGGCAAGGAGTCTGTGACCGTGTTCAAGGTCCTGCGTCGCTTTGGCGATTTTGCCACTCTGATTGAAGCCAAGCCGATCACCGGTCGCACGCACCAGATCCGCGTCCACACATTGCACGCCGGGCACTGCATTGCCGGTGACACCAAATACGGCGATGACAGTTTCAGTAAGGAAATTCGTGATCTGGGCGGCAAGCGCCTGTTCCTGCACGCTTACATGCTGACCGTGCCGCTGCCCGATGGCGGTGAACTCAAGTTGCAGGCGCCGGTCGATGAAATGTGGGCCAAGACTGTGGAGCGATTGAGTGCGCCCATCTGA
- a CDS encoding XdhC family protein yields the protein MDSADLNVLRSVLEWRRAGQRVVLFTVVQTWGTAPRAPGAMLALREDGVVIGSVSGGCVEDDLIARLHDGRISTDGPPVQLITYGVTQEEAARFGLPCGGTLRLTEERVGDPAWVAELLARCEAHEIVARELSIGTGEVVLRPAGKTDTLSFDGQTLRAIYGPRWRLLLIGAGQLSRYVAEMARLLDFEVLICDPRTEFVYGWEEQHGRFVPGMPDEAVLNIQTDERTAIVALTHDPRLDDMALLTALDSKAFYVGALGSRVNSRKRRENLAELGLSEAAIARLHGPIGLHIGSHSPAEIALSLLAEIVAIKNGVELKQKKTVESV from the coding sequence ATGGACAGCGCCGATCTGAATGTCCTGCGTAGCGTGCTCGAATGGCGTCGTGCCGGGCAGCGGGTGGTGTTGTTCACCGTGGTGCAGACCTGGGGCACCGCGCCCCGGGCACCCGGCGCGATGCTGGCGCTGCGCGAAGATGGCGTGGTGATCGGCTCGGTGTCCGGCGGTTGCGTCGAAGACGATCTGATTGCCCGGCTGCACGATGGGCGAATCAGCACCGACGGACCGCCGGTGCAGTTGATCACCTACGGCGTGACGCAGGAAGAAGCCGCGCGCTTCGGCCTGCCTTGCGGCGGCACCCTGCGCCTGACCGAGGAACGGGTCGGTGATCCGGCGTGGGTCGCCGAGTTGCTGGCCCGCTGCGAGGCCCACGAAATTGTCGCTCGCGAGCTGAGCATCGGCACTGGTGAGGTGGTGTTGCGCCCGGCCGGCAAGACTGACACCTTGAGCTTCGACGGCCAGACCCTGCGCGCCATTTACGGTCCGCGCTGGCGCCTGCTGTTGATCGGCGCCGGGCAGTTGTCGCGGTATGTGGCCGAGATGGCGCGACTGCTGGATTTCGAAGTGCTGATCTGTGATCCACGTACCGAGTTCGTCTATGGCTGGGAAGAGCAGCATGGGCGGTTTGTGCCCGGCATGCCGGACGAGGCGGTGCTGAATATCCAGACCGATGAGCGCACGGCGATTGTCGCGCTGACTCACGATCCACGGCTGGATGACATGGCGCTGCTCACGGCGCTCGACTCCAAAGCATTCTATGTCGGTGCGCTTGGCTCACGGGTCAACAGCCGCAAACGTCGGGAAAATCTGGCTGAGCTAGGCTTGTCGGAAGCGGCCATCGCCCGTTTGCACGGGCCGATCGGTTTGCATATCGGCAGCCATTCCCCGGCGGAAATCGCCCTGTCGCTGTTGGCGGAAATCGTCGCGATCAAGAATGGTGTCGAGCTCAAGCAGAAGAAGACCGTGGAGAGTGTATGA
- a CDS encoding nucleotidyltransferase family protein, with protein sequence MSRSIGVIVLAAGEGSRFREVAGADKDKLLADCTGRDGAVRSVIEQVLVNLPASLDKRVLVTTEARPQAMRMAQAYGCDIVSIESTGMGDSIAAGVAACPDADGWLIVLGDMPFILPSSIERVVAAIAEDTVSVPTLNGDYGHPVGFGCSFAAGLMALSGDRGARPLFAQGRVIEVAVDDPGVLWDIDVPDALVFPPS encoded by the coding sequence ATGAGCCGATCCATCGGAGTGATTGTGCTGGCGGCGGGCGAGGGCAGCCGCTTTCGCGAAGTGGCGGGTGCCGACAAGGACAAGCTGCTGGCCGATTGCACCGGGCGTGACGGCGCGGTGCGTTCGGTGATCGAGCAGGTGTTGGTGAATCTGCCGGCCAGCCTCGACAAGCGAGTGCTGGTGACGACCGAGGCGCGGCCGCAAGCGATGCGCATGGCGCAGGCTTACGGGTGCGACATTGTCTCGATCGAGTCCACGGGAATGGGCGACAGCATCGCGGCGGGTGTGGCAGCTTGCCCGGATGCCGATGGCTGGTTGATTGTGCTGGGCGACATGCCGTTCATCCTGCCGTCGAGTATTGAGCGAGTCGTGGCGGCGATTGCCGAGGATACGGTCAGCGTACCGACGTTGAACGGTGACTATGGGCATCCGGTCGGGTTTGGTTGCTCGTTCGCCGCAGGGCTGATGGCCTTGTCCGGTGACCGGGGCGCCAGGCCGTTGTTCGCCCAAGGGCGGGTGATTGAAGTCGCGGTGGATGATCCGGGGGTGTTGTGGGATATCGACGTGCCGGATGCGCTGGTTTTCCCGCCATCCTGA
- a CDS encoding HAD-IA family hydrolase gives MRPSDYKLLIFDWDGTLADSIHRIVEAMHSASGRSGFELRDDFAVKGIIGLGLPEAIRTLYPEISDAEMTSFREYYADHYIAAEAEPSPLFEGVVESMASFREQGYHLAVATGKNRRGLDRVLKANGWEDYFDITRAADETASKPHPLMLEQILAHCGVRAEQALMVGDSSFDLLMARNAGMDSVAVSYGAQSIESLQQFEPRLSIDHFSELHAWLGKQA, from the coding sequence GTGCGCCCATCTGATTACAAGCTGCTGATTTTCGATTGGGACGGCACGCTGGCTGATTCCATTCATCGGATTGTCGAGGCAATGCACTCGGCGTCCGGGCGCTCCGGTTTCGAGCTGCGTGATGACTTTGCCGTCAAAGGCATTATCGGTCTGGGATTGCCCGAGGCGATCCGTACGCTGTATCCCGAAATCAGCGATGCTGAAATGACCTCGTTTCGCGAGTATTACGCCGATCACTACATCGCCGCGGAAGCCGAGCCTTCGCCGTTGTTCGAGGGCGTAGTCGAGTCGATGGCGTCTTTTCGCGAACAGGGTTACCACCTGGCGGTCGCGACCGGCAAGAATCGTCGCGGGCTGGATCGGGTGCTCAAGGCCAATGGCTGGGAAGATTATTTCGATATCACCCGGGCTGCCGATGAAACTGCAAGCAAACCGCACCCTCTGATGCTGGAGCAGATCCTTGCGCATTGCGGTGTGCGTGCCGAACAGGCGCTGATGGTCGGCGATTCGTCCTTTGATCTGTTGATGGCGCGCAATGCGGGGATGGATTCGGTGGCGGTCAGCTACGGCGCGCAGTCGATCGAATCGCTGCAGCAGTTCGAGCCGCGACTGTCGATCGACCATTTTTCCGAATTGCATGCCTGGCTGGGGAAGCAGGCTTAA